A region of Thermothielavioides terrestris NRRL 8126 chromosome 6, complete sequence DNA encodes the following proteins:
- a CDS encoding glycoside hydrolase family 27 protein (CAZy_ID 269990): MKSALSTLFLGLAQLPIGESLDNGLGRTPLMGWSSWNVAQCNAASAKYALDTANKFVSLGLKDLGYQYINIDDCWSTKSRNASGKLVPDPSKWPDGIKPVADKIHSMGLKFGLYGDAGQMTCAGYPGSESHEASDVAQLVEWGVDFWKFDNCYTPCLDNPRPQTCSRPAGSTKTWYTPMRDAIVGAQKLRNIYFNLCNWGRDNVWTWGAQYGNSWRISEDNWGDFASVARIASIAAGIYQYSAPGGFNDLDMLYIGSPKLTTNEERLHFGLWAITKSPLVLGLDLDNISDTRLAIIRNKGIIDINQDPLGKAATTFRPPGAPAPVSGQVYPYWAGPLSDGVVIGLCAGTAAGTYTVNFTDVPGLGAGTYTWKEMYTGQTGNGTSVSFNIDLHDMRVIKVTKA, from the exons ATGAAGTCTGCACTGAGCACTCTTTTTCTGGGCCTAGCCCAGTTGCCTATCGGCGAGTCTCTCGACAATGGCCTCGGCCGGACGCCTCTCATGGGGTGGAGCAGCTGG AACGTTGCGCAATGCAACGCTGCGTCGGCGAAATACGCGCTCGACACCGCCAACAAATTCGTTTCCCTTGGGCTCAAGGACCTCGGGTACCAAT ACATCAACATCGACGACTGCTGGTCCACCAAGTCCCGCAATGCAAGCGGCAAGCTCGTGCCCGATCCCAGCAAGTGGCCCGACGGCATCAAACCCGTGGCCGACAAGATCCACTCCATGGGCCTGAAGTTCGGCCTCTACGGCGATGCCGGCCAGATGACATGTGCTGGCTACCCCGGCAGCGAGAGTCACGAGGCGTCAGACGTCGCCCAGCTAGTCGAGTGGGGAGTTGATTTCTG GAAATTTGATAACTGCTACACACCGTGTCTGGACAACCCGCGCCCGCAGACATGCAGCCGCCCCGCGGGAAGCACGAAGACTTGGTACACCCCGATGAGAGACGCCATCGTGGGTGCCCAGAAATTACGCAATATTTACTTCAATCTGTGCAACTGGGGCCGCGACAACGTCTGGACTTGGGGTGCCCAGTACGGAAATTCCTGGAG AATTTCGGAGGATAACTGGGGCGATTTCGCCTCAGTCGCTCGGATCGCATCCATTGCAGCAGGTATTTATCAATACAGCGCCCCCGGCGGCTTCAACGACCTCGACATGCTCTACATCGGGTCCCCGAAGCTGACCACGAACGAGGAGAGACTGCACTTCGGTCTGTGGGCCATCACCAAGTCTCCCCTCGTACTGGGCCTCGACCTTGACAACATCTCCGACACGAGGCTCGCCATCATCCGCAACAAGGGCATCATCGACATCAACCAGGACCCCCTGGGCAAGGCCGCCACCACCTTCCGCCCGCCCGGCGCCCCCGCGCCCGTCAGCGGCCAGGTCTACCCCTActgggccggcccgctcagcgacggcgtcgtcatcggcctctgcgccggcaccgccgccggcacgtACACCGTCAACTTCACGGACGTGCCGGGCCTGGGCGCCGGGACGTACACCTGGAAGGAGATGTACACGGGCCAGACGGGCAATGGCACCAGCGTGTCTTTCAACATTGATCTACATGACATGCGCGTCATCAAGGTCACCAAGGCGTGA